One window from the genome of Streptomyces sp. NBC_00287 encodes:
- a CDS encoding RNA polymerase sigma factor produces the protein MAGARELPPDEVLVRRLRDGDEETFALVLDTWSGGMLRLAMSFVSTKASAEEAVQDTWLAVIRGIGDFEGRSSLKTWVYRILVRTAKTRGSKESRTVPFASLQPEEEGPTVDAARFRPPGERYPGHWAVGQEPRPWPEDYVLRGEVRELIAEALDELPPRLRAVVTLRDVAGYGSEEVCSMLEISPGNQRVLLHRARAFLRRKLEHYLSGVHDVAVGGDERGLR, from the coding sequence ATGGCGGGCGCTCGCGAACTGCCGCCGGACGAGGTCCTGGTCCGGCGGTTGCGTGACGGTGACGAGGAGACGTTCGCCCTGGTGCTGGACACCTGGTCGGGCGGCATGCTCCGGCTGGCCATGTCGTTCGTGTCGACCAAGGCCTCCGCGGAGGAGGCCGTCCAGGACACCTGGCTGGCGGTCATCAGGGGGATCGGTGACTTCGAAGGCCGTTCATCCCTGAAGACTTGGGTGTACCGGATCCTGGTCCGCACGGCCAAGACGCGCGGTTCGAAGGAGAGCAGGACCGTCCCCTTCGCCAGCCTGCAGCCGGAGGAGGAAGGACCGACGGTCGACGCCGCACGGTTCCGCCCGCCCGGCGAGCGCTACCCCGGGCACTGGGCCGTCGGGCAGGAGCCGCGTCCCTGGCCCGAGGACTACGTACTGCGCGGCGAGGTCCGCGAGTTGATAGCCGAGGCGCTCGACGAACTCCCGCCCCGCCTCCGCGCGGTGGTCACCCTTCGCGATGTCGCGGGATACGGCTCGGAGGAGGTGTGCTCCATGCTGGAGATCTCGCCGGGCAACCAACGCGTCCTCCTCCATCGGGCCAGGGCCTTCCTGCGCCGTAAACTGGAGCACTACTTGTCCGGTGTCCATGACGTCGCGGTGGGAGGGGACGAGCGTGGACTGCGTTGA
- a CDS encoding polyprenyl synthetase, producing MTGEERAVLLAAGVADLAVSTVWSAVGAVRGLLIRSDKAELAADAEQDLMARGRLVLDRYAAVPPAHLEVLARHVMARQARGEG from the coding sequence ATGACAGGGGAAGAGCGCGCGGTCTTACTGGCGGCGGGGGTCGCCGACCTGGCGGTGAGCACCGTGTGGTCGGCCGTGGGAGCGGTGCGGGGCCTGCTGATCCGCTCGGACAAGGCGGAGCTGGCCGCGGACGCGGAGCAGGACCTGATGGCGCGGGGGCGCTTGGTGCTGGACCGGTACGCGGCCGTACCGCCTGCCCATCTTGAGGTGCTCGCCCGGCACGTCATGGCCAGGCAGGCCCGTGGTGAGGGCTGA
- a CDS encoding YbhB/YbcL family Raf kinase inhibitor-like protein, translated as MTGIDLSSSEFKDHGFIARRYAYEGDNVSPPLTWSGSPDDAAELVLLCEDPDAPSGTFAHWIVVGIDPRSEGVNAGQIPPGGTELVNGYGERGWGGPHPPPGDEAHHYVFRLYALSEPCVLPDEPRADQVHEAVEKRELSSGTLVGLYRR; from the coding sequence ATGACTGGCATCGACCTCAGCAGCAGCGAGTTCAAAGATCATGGCTTCATCGCGCGGCGGTACGCGTACGAGGGTGACAATGTCTCCCCTCCGCTGACCTGGAGCGGCTCACCGGACGACGCGGCCGAGCTGGTGCTGCTGTGCGAGGACCCCGATGCTCCTTCGGGGACCTTCGCGCACTGGATCGTGGTCGGCATCGACCCCCGCAGCGAGGGCGTCAACGCGGGGCAGATCCCACCCGGCGGCACCGAGCTGGTCAACGGCTACGGCGAACGGGGCTGGGGCGGACCGCACCCGCCCCCGGGAGATGAGGCGCACCACTACGTCTTCCGCCTCTACGCCCTGTCGGAGCCCTGCGTCCTCCCCGACGAGCCCCGCGCCGACCAGGTGCACGAGGCGGTCGAGAAGCGGGAGCTGTCCAGCGGCACGCTCGTGGGGCTCTACCGGCGCTGA
- a CDS encoding Fpg/Nei family DNA glycosylase, giving the protein MPELPDVEGFRQTLLTCSGRRSVTDIDVRDAGVLRGVTEKRLRKELEGRRLGKAWRHGKWLFVPTGDGPTLVFHFGMTGSLRCCDQEEPVEAHDRIVLTLGRNRLLCYRDQRKLQGVRLADSADVDRILEDLGPDALAVKRDEFLELLSGRRGAVKSALMDQSVLAGLGNLLCDEILWRARVAPRTSTRNLDEKTLRRIHAAMGRVLSTSVRDGCVPPRRGWLTGRRDDSEPLCPRCGTALRSSRVAGRRTVWCPHCQN; this is encoded by the coding sequence ATGCCCGAGCTTCCGGACGTCGAAGGATTCCGGCAGACCCTGCTGACCTGCAGTGGACGCCGGTCCGTCACCGATATCGACGTACGGGATGCCGGAGTTCTCCGGGGCGTCACCGAGAAACGGCTGCGGAAAGAATTGGAGGGGAGGCGTCTCGGAAAGGCGTGGCGGCACGGGAAATGGCTCTTCGTGCCGACGGGCGACGGCCCCACGCTTGTCTTTCATTTCGGCATGACCGGATCTCTGCGGTGCTGTGACCAGGAGGAACCGGTCGAGGCGCATGACCGGATCGTGCTGACGCTCGGCCGTAACCGGCTCCTGTGTTATCGCGATCAACGCAAACTGCAGGGCGTACGGCTGGCGGACAGCGCCGACGTCGACCGGATTCTGGAGGATCTGGGCCCGGACGCCCTGGCCGTGAAGCGGGACGAATTCCTGGAACTGCTCTCGGGACGACGGGGTGCCGTCAAGAGTGCGCTGATGGACCAGTCAGTCCTCGCGGGCCTCGGAAACCTCCTGTGCGACGAGATCCTCTGGCGCGCTCGGGTCGCCCCTCGGACGTCGACGCGGAACCTGGACGAGAAGACGCTTCGGCGCATCCACGCGGCGATGGGCCGTGTCCTTTCGACCTCCGTACGTGACGGATGTGTGCCGCCCCGACGCGGCTGGCTCACCGGGCGCCGGGACGACAGCGAGCCGCTGTGCCCCCGCTGCGGCACTGCCCTGCGGTCGAGCCGCGTCGCCGGACGCCGCACGGTCTGGTGCCCGCACTGTCAGAACTGA
- a CDS encoding M14 family zinc carboxypeptidase, which translates to MDRYPTVADVTESARRLVSRFPGVCRLRHIGTSRAGRPILMLSVGHGPRHILVVARPHPDEPVGGATALALAERVAGGERLSRVTDPAFVTWDIVLCLDPDGAALSEGIAEATAVPEPTLEGYYGSAFRPVAAEQPEWAPIVGRQLPESQALFKVIDELRPFLQCSLHSVEAGGSWVQLTGGLPELAAPFRTSAYALGIPVQHGTYDALYWDNPSPGIHVLPPPDSTDRLAAGSENIGRSTWCAPMRYGGVTAIIEVPMWATDLADDQSPHPAAADALRDLSALVRDGGRQVTAVLDRARRFLPAAEESPHRRVLEWMADDLYDLVADSWEPLARQAAEASLTTAQVCSLDVVARRQPLRAAGLLLRLLRAADDDAAPALHSELSELFTAWCADFEKALRLRWVPVRDQVEHQARTVLTAADSALNAVQF; encoded by the coding sequence ATGGACCGCTACCCCACGGTCGCGGACGTCACCGAGTCGGCGCGGCGGCTGGTCTCCCGGTTCCCCGGAGTCTGCCGTCTGCGCCACATCGGTACGTCCCGCGCGGGCCGTCCGATCCTGATGCTGTCCGTGGGACACGGGCCGCGGCACATTCTGGTGGTCGCCCGGCCGCATCCCGACGAGCCGGTCGGCGGCGCGACCGCGCTCGCGCTGGCGGAGCGGGTGGCAGGCGGAGAACGGCTGTCGCGGGTGACCGACCCCGCCTTCGTCACCTGGGACATCGTGCTGTGCCTCGATCCGGACGGCGCCGCGCTGAGCGAGGGGATCGCGGAGGCGACGGCCGTACCCGAGCCCACCCTGGAGGGCTACTACGGCAGCGCGTTCCGCCCGGTCGCGGCGGAGCAGCCGGAGTGGGCACCGATCGTCGGGCGGCAACTGCCCGAGAGCCAGGCGCTGTTCAAGGTGATCGACGAACTGCGACCGTTCCTCCAGTGCTCCCTCCACAGCGTCGAAGCGGGCGGCAGCTGGGTCCAGTTGACCGGAGGCCTGCCCGAACTCGCCGCGCCCTTCCGGACGTCCGCCTACGCCCTGGGCATTCCGGTCCAGCACGGCACGTACGACGCCCTGTACTGGGACAACCCCAGCCCCGGGATCCACGTACTGCCCCCGCCGGACAGCACCGACCGGCTGGCCGCCGGGTCCGAGAACATCGGGCGGTCCACCTGGTGCGCACCGATGCGGTACGGCGGCGTCACGGCGATCATCGAAGTGCCCATGTGGGCGACCGACCTGGCCGACGACCAGTCCCCGCATCCGGCAGCGGCCGACGCGCTGCGCGATCTGTCCGCCCTGGTACGCGACGGCGGACGGCAGGTGACCGCCGTCCTCGACAGGGCGCGCCGATTCCTGCCGGCGGCCGAGGAGAGCCCGCACCGACGCGTGCTGGAGTGGATGGCCGACGACCTCTACGACCTGGTCGCCGACTCCTGGGAACCGCTCGCCCGGCAGGCAGCCGAAGCGTCCCTGACGACAGCCCAGGTCTGCTCCCTGGACGTGGTGGCCCGCCGCCAACCGCTGCGCGCGGCAGGTCTTCTGCTACGGCTGCTGCGGGCGGCGGACGACGACGCGGCCCCGGCGCTCCACAGCGAGCTGAGCGAGCTCTTCACCGCCTGGTGCGCGGACTTCGAGAAGGCCCTGCGACTGCGCTGGGTGCCGGTGCGCGACCAGGTGGAACACCAGGCCCGCACGGTGCTCACCGCCGCCGACAGCGCGCTGAACGCCGTTCAGTTCTGA
- a CDS encoding FAD-dependent oxidoreductase, whose amino-acid sequence MTLLRRLSFGIIAGLPGGAIVAVVTDPLWIPWAAHSVVLGAVLGLLFGDHRQSSGSAFSVGLLIGLLAWVTWTLTLAPALDGEKPSWTIAVAVARFPELVGAALFGATAGLAFHALSVWRPPRPAPQRAKPHVVIVGGGFGGVGAARELDRRVGRGLDAHVTLISDSNFLLFTPLLVGVASSTVEARHVSAPVRAGLGHASFLHGRVASIDPQTRNAYVSAGRDGMLRVPYDHLVLAVGAVPHFFDLPGVGEHAFPMKSVEDATRLRNQVLGALERADLEPDPAEQARLLTFVVAGGGFAGTELVAELFDLVHDVLHFYPRLHGLRPRLVIVHAGERLLPELSPTLGLYAQRKLGGRGIEFRLGARVAKATAEDITLDSGETIPTRTLAWTAGNRPNPLVRQLTQGPLAVDASMQVPGVPGLWALGDCARIPDPVAGVYPPTAQHAIREGKAVARNIAAVLGGRRPVPFRFGGLGVLVSLGHRTAAGEIGGRRVSGFLAWVLWRSVYLSKLPSVEKRLRVLADWTLDLVFPRDIALSAKGDHHA is encoded by the coding sequence ATGACTCTGCTCAGAAGACTGTCGTTCGGCATCATCGCCGGACTGCCCGGAGGCGCGATCGTCGCGGTAGTGACGGATCCGTTGTGGATCCCATGGGCCGCGCACTCGGTGGTGCTGGGAGCCGTACTGGGCCTCCTCTTCGGCGACCACCGGCAGAGCAGCGGCTCGGCCTTCTCCGTCGGTCTGCTCATCGGCCTGCTCGCCTGGGTGACCTGGACGCTCACCCTCGCTCCCGCGCTGGACGGGGAGAAGCCGTCATGGACGATCGCGGTCGCCGTCGCACGCTTCCCCGAACTCGTCGGCGCCGCTCTGTTCGGCGCAACGGCCGGGCTCGCCTTCCACGCCCTGTCCGTCTGGCGCCCGCCCCGCCCTGCGCCCCAGCGGGCCAAACCCCATGTGGTGATCGTCGGCGGTGGATTCGGCGGCGTAGGGGCCGCGCGTGAGCTGGACCGGCGGGTCGGGCGCGGGCTCGACGCCCATGTGACGCTGATCAGCGACTCGAACTTCCTGCTGTTCACCCCGCTGCTGGTCGGCGTCGCCTCCAGCACGGTGGAGGCCAGACATGTGAGCGCCCCGGTGCGCGCCGGCCTCGGCCATGCCTCCTTTCTGCACGGGCGGGTGGCCTCGATCGACCCGCAGACCCGCAACGCGTACGTCTCCGCAGGCCGGGACGGGATGCTGCGGGTGCCGTACGACCATCTGGTCCTGGCGGTCGGCGCGGTGCCGCACTTCTTCGACCTGCCGGGAGTGGGCGAGCACGCGTTCCCGATGAAGTCCGTCGAGGACGCCACCAGGCTGCGCAACCAGGTGCTGGGCGCGCTGGAACGGGCCGATCTCGAACCGGACCCGGCCGAACAGGCAAGGCTGTTGACGTTCGTGGTGGCGGGCGGCGGCTTCGCCGGGACGGAGTTGGTGGCCGAACTCTTCGACCTCGTCCACGACGTACTCCACTTCTATCCGCGGCTGCACGGGCTGCGGCCCAGACTGGTGATCGTGCACGCGGGTGAGCGGCTGCTCCCGGAACTGTCACCGACACTCGGCCTGTACGCGCAGCGCAAACTCGGCGGACGCGGCATCGAGTTCCGCCTCGGGGCGCGCGTGGCCAAGGCCACCGCCGAGGACATCACGCTGGACTCCGGCGAGACCATCCCCACCCGCACCCTGGCCTGGACGGCGGGCAACCGGCCGAACCCGCTGGTGCGGCAGCTCACGCAGGGGCCGCTCGCCGTGGACGCCAGCATGCAGGTCCCGGGCGTGCCCGGCCTGTGGGCGCTGGGCGACTGCGCGAGGATCCCGGACCCGGTGGCCGGGGTCTATCCGCCGACCGCGCAACACGCGATCCGCGAAGGCAAGGCGGTGGCGAGGAACATCGCCGCGGTGCTCGGCGGACGCCGTCCCGTCCCGTTCCGCTTCGGCGGGCTCGGCGTGCTGGTCTCGCTGGGGCACCGCACGGCGGCCGGTGAGATCGGCGGCCGTCGGGTCTCCGGTTTCCTCGCCTGGGTGCTGTGGCGCTCGGTCTATCTGAGCAAGCTGCCCAGCGTGGAGAAACGGCTGCGCGTACTCGCCGACTGGACCCTCGACCTGGTCTTCCCCAGGGACATCGCTCTCTCCGCCAAGGGGGACCACCATGCGTGA
- a CDS encoding oxygenase MpaB family protein — MNCTEASMDALRRRGDELADATVATLFERGEVGKFNTLMRYVSTAGAPLPDGLPEVAREYLEATSVPPAWVDWGEMEKARLFFIDNNVHISTALSFASMPACYVVPHVARLLSATHGLKYPSKRMAETGQFTVYLMQPGAFEAGSRFIPAAQKVRLLHASIRHHLKRENRWDTEALGVPICQEDMIGGQMFFSLLVLDSLHRLGIHMSTEGAEAYFYAWRVVGAMLGVDQDAVPQDLDQARRFLDLYMIRHMGPSEEGAHLTRQLIDLYEEIVPGTFFDPIVSALVRHLVGDTCADWLEVPRTPWDTVVKAVPHLLGALETIEDRSPLGAWALDRLGHLTTVLELSSLTRGRVMHYAIPEQLKRDYGISRAVPQKRRWTPPAPSVTGQL, encoded by the coding sequence ATGAACTGCACGGAGGCGTCGATGGACGCGCTGCGCCGACGCGGAGACGAACTCGCCGACGCCACCGTGGCCACGCTCTTCGAGCGCGGAGAGGTCGGGAAGTTCAACACCCTGATGCGGTACGTCTCCACGGCCGGCGCACCGCTGCCGGACGGGCTGCCGGAGGTGGCCCGGGAGTACCTGGAGGCGACGAGCGTGCCCCCGGCGTGGGTCGACTGGGGGGAGATGGAGAAGGCGAGGCTGTTCTTCATCGACAACAACGTGCACATCTCCACCGCGCTCTCCTTCGCCTCGATGCCCGCCTGCTACGTCGTCCCGCACGTCGCGCGGCTGCTGTCCGCCACGCACGGGCTGAAGTACCCCTCCAAGCGGATGGCGGAGACCGGCCAGTTCACCGTGTACCTGATGCAGCCCGGCGCGTTCGAGGCGGGCAGCCGCTTCATCCCCGCGGCGCAGAAGGTCCGCCTGCTGCACGCCTCCATCCGCCACCACCTGAAGCGCGAGAACCGCTGGGACACCGAGGCGTTGGGGGTGCCGATCTGCCAGGAGGACATGATCGGCGGGCAGATGTTCTTCTCCCTGCTGGTCCTGGACTCCCTGCACCGCCTCGGCATCCATATGAGCACCGAGGGCGCGGAAGCCTACTTCTACGCCTGGCGGGTCGTCGGCGCGATGCTCGGCGTCGACCAGGACGCCGTTCCCCAGGACCTCGACCAGGCGCGTCGGTTCCTGGACCTGTACATGATCCGGCACATGGGGCCCTCCGAGGAGGGCGCCCACCTGACGCGGCAACTGATCGACCTGTACGAGGAGATCGTGCCCGGCACCTTCTTCGACCCGATCGTCTCGGCCCTCGTCCGCCACCTCGTCGGCGACACCTGCGCCGACTGGCTGGAGGTCCCCCGCACCCCGTGGGACACCGTCGTCAAGGCCGTCCCGCATCTCCTCGGCGCCCTGGAGACCATCGAGGACCGCTCTCCCCTGGGCGCCTGGGCCCTCGACCGCCTCGGCCACCTCACCACGGTCCTCGAACTGTCCTCCCTCACCCGGGGCCGCGTCATGCACTACGCCATCCCCGAGCAGCTCAAGAGGGACTACGGCATCTCCCGAGCCGTGCCCCAAAAGCGCCGCTGGACGCCTCCCGCTCCCTCTGTGACAGGGCAGTTGTAA
- a CDS encoding flavodoxin family protein, which yields MSYDDLRALFLNCTLKKSPERSHTQGLIDLSTQIMEKQGVQVEHLRPIDHEIATGVWPDMTEHGWERDAWPSLYRQVMAADILVIAGPVWLGDNSSVAKLVIERLYACSGLLNDAGQYAYYGRVGGCLITGNEDGAKHCAMNVLYSLQHLGYTIPPQADAAWLGEAGPGPSYLDPGSGGPANDFTNRNTTFMTWNLLHLARLLKDAGGVPAHGNQRSRWDAGCRFDFENPEYR from the coding sequence ATGAGCTATGACGACCTGCGCGCACTCTTCCTCAACTGCACGCTGAAGAAGAGCCCGGAGCGCAGCCACACCCAAGGCCTGATCGACCTCAGCACGCAAATCATGGAGAAGCAGGGCGTTCAGGTCGAGCACCTGCGGCCGATCGACCACGAGATCGCCACCGGGGTCTGGCCGGACATGACCGAGCACGGCTGGGAGCGCGACGCGTGGCCGTCGCTCTACCGGCAGGTGATGGCCGCCGACATCCTCGTCATCGCCGGGCCGGTCTGGCTGGGTGACAACAGCTCGGTCGCCAAGCTGGTCATCGAGCGGCTCTACGCCTGCTCGGGCCTGCTCAACGACGCCGGTCAGTACGCCTACTACGGACGGGTGGGCGGCTGTCTGATCACCGGCAACGAGGACGGCGCCAAGCACTGCGCCATGAACGTCCTGTACAGCCTGCAGCACCTGGGCTACACGATCCCACCGCAGGCGGACGCGGCCTGGCTCGGGGAGGCCGGCCCCGGTCCGTCCTATCTCGATCCCGGCTCCGGCGGTCCCGCCAACGACTTCACCAACAGGAACACCACGTTCATGACGTGGAACCTGCTGCATCTGGCCCGGCTGCTCAAGGACGCCGGTGGCGTTCCGGCACACGGGAACCAGCGGTCGCGGTGGGACGCGGGGTGCCGGTTCGACTTCGAGAACCCCGAATACCGCTGA
- a CDS encoding anti-sigma factor family protein — protein MDCVDFVELVTEFLEGALPEADERRFIEHLAECSGCENYLDQFRRTIATTGELTPDNISSDARQQLLSAFKDWKRQ, from the coding sequence GTGGACTGCGTTGACTTCGTCGAGTTGGTGACCGAGTTCCTCGAGGGCGCGCTGCCCGAAGCGGACGAGCGGCGCTTCATCGAGCACCTGGCGGAATGCTCCGGCTGCGAGAACTACCTCGATCAATTCCGCCGTACGATCGCCACGACGGGTGAGCTGACCCCGGACAACATCTCCTCGGACGCCAGGCAGCAACTGCTCAGCGCGTTCAAGGACTGGAAGCGTCAGTAA
- a CDS encoding DM13 domain-containing protein has translation MTQTIPACPPRRSKRRLLWITTAVVVVVAAVGLYLFQPWRLFTTTRVDEAAPAAAQPFAIGSFVSHEHDTSGSVAVQPLADGRSNLRLTDLRTSDGPALHVWLSDQPVQQDGGGNLDDGEHIDLGDLKGNEGNQNYAIPAGTDLNRFSTVTIWCERFSVSFGAAELRQGA, from the coding sequence ATGACGCAGACCATCCCCGCTTGCCCGCCCAGGCGTTCCAAGCGCCGCCTCCTGTGGATCACCACCGCGGTGGTCGTCGTGGTGGCGGCCGTCGGGCTGTATCTCTTCCAGCCCTGGCGGCTGTTCACCACGACCCGCGTGGACGAGGCGGCACCCGCCGCGGCCCAGCCGTTCGCGATCGGCAGCTTCGTCTCCCACGAGCACGACACCAGCGGCTCGGTGGCCGTCCAGCCGCTGGCGGACGGCCGGTCGAACCTGCGCCTGACCGATCTGCGCACCTCCGACGGCCCGGCCCTGCACGTCTGGCTCAGCGACCAGCCGGTCCAGCAGGACGGCGGCGGCAACCTCGACGACGGCGAGCACATCGACCTCGGCGACCTCAAGGGCAATGAGGGCAACCAGAATTACGCGATCCCGGCGGGCACCGACCTGAACAGGTTCTCCACGGTGACGATCTGGTGTGAGCGCTTCAGCGTGTCGTTCGGCGCGGCCGAGCTGAGGCAGGGCGCCTGA
- a CDS encoding polyprenyl synthetase family protein gives MRAEQDELSAFKARVDDLVCGFVAQEADHLVAVDAELWPVAEQVEAAVAGGKRLRAAFCYWGWRAAGQPDSDALVRAAASMELVHAAAVVHDDLIDDSPLRHGRPTAHVALRSAVRRRPRATTAARSLAMLVGDLLMAMAGQLFAVSGLPAAYLARARPLWAALARELIAGECLEILRTGAAPDTSASLQVIRYKTAKYTVEQPLLIGGALAGAGARLREGYSRYGLPMGEAFQLRDDLLGLFGDPDRTGKANLDDLRGHRPTALLAETWRLAGDTDRERLRTLLGRRDLNRDGLEAVREVMRRLGAPDRIEEMITVRVRESLDALDDLDLPAPAAAALTTLAHSAAARRH, from the coding sequence GTGAGGGCTGAGCAGGACGAGCTGTCCGCGTTCAAAGCGCGCGTCGACGATCTGGTGTGCGGCTTCGTGGCACAGGAGGCCGATCACCTCGTCGCGGTGGATGCGGAGCTGTGGCCGGTGGCCGAGCAGGTCGAGGCTGCGGTGGCGGGCGGCAAGCGATTACGCGCGGCCTTCTGCTACTGGGGGTGGCGGGCGGCGGGGCAGCCCGACAGCGACGCCCTGGTGCGTGCCGCGGCCTCCATGGAGCTGGTGCACGCCGCTGCGGTGGTGCATGACGATCTCATCGACGACAGTCCGCTGCGACACGGCCGACCCACGGCCCACGTCGCCCTGCGGTCGGCCGTACGCCGCCGCCCACGGGCCACGACGGCCGCCCGCTCGCTGGCGATGCTGGTCGGCGATCTGCTGATGGCGATGGCCGGGCAGCTCTTCGCCGTCAGCGGTCTTCCGGCCGCCTACCTGGCGCGGGCCCGCCCGCTGTGGGCGGCGCTGGCCAGGGAGCTGATCGCGGGTGAGTGCCTGGAGATCCTGCGCACCGGGGCCGCTCCGGACACCTCGGCGTCCTTGCAGGTGATCCGGTACAAGACGGCCAAGTACACCGTCGAGCAGCCCCTGTTGATCGGCGGTGCCCTGGCCGGCGCCGGAGCACGGCTGCGCGAGGGCTACTCCCGTTACGGGCTGCCGATGGGCGAGGCGTTCCAGCTGCGGGACGACCTGCTCGGCCTGTTCGGGGACCCGGACCGCACCGGCAAGGCCAACCTGGACGATCTGCGCGGACACCGGCCGACCGCCCTGCTGGCCGAGACCTGGCGGCTGGCCGGTGACACCGACCGCGAGCGCCTGCGCACCCTGCTCGGACGTCGGGACCTGAACAGGGACGGTCTGGAGGCGGTGCGGGAGGTGATGCGCAGGCTGGGGGCGCCCGACCGGATCGAGGAAATGATCACCGTACGGGTCCGGGAATCCCTCGACGCGCTCGACGATCTGGACCTGCCCGCACCTGCCGCAGCGGCCCTGACCACCCTCGCCCACTCGGCGGCGGCCCGCCGTCACTAA